In a single window of the Bacteroidia bacterium genome:
- the pfkA gene encoding 6-phosphofructokinase, with protein sequence MKRIAVFTSGGDSPGMNACIRAVVRTCAYNQVEAIGIKRGYEGMIEGDFVQLPPSAVSNIIHLGGTMLKTARSSRFLTQEGRKLAFLQLQKHRIEGLVVIGGDGSFKGAETFYAETGMPVIGIPGTIDNDLVGTDFTLGFDTAINTALSAIDKIRDTAASHNRLFFIEVMGRDAGFIALYTGIASGSEAILVPETITDIEQLIKLLETGWSRQKSSCIIIVAEGDDAGGAFEVAQKVKERFNHYDTRVSILGHIQRGGSPSCQDRVLAARLGVAAVEALLNRQKNEMVGLINNQITFTPLTKAVKSNHLFDPNLLRMVEILSV encoded by the coding sequence ATGAAACGGATAGCTGTATTTACTTCAGGTGGAGATTCTCCGGGGATGAATGCCTGCATACGGGCAGTTGTTAGAACCTGTGCCTACAATCAGGTAGAGGCAATCGGGATTAAGCGCGGATATGAAGGTATGATCGAAGGTGATTTTGTGCAACTACCGCCCAGTGCTGTTAGTAATATCATTCATTTAGGTGGAACTATGCTAAAAACAGCCCGTAGTAGCCGGTTTCTCACCCAAGAAGGCCGAAAATTAGCTTTTTTACAACTCCAAAAACACCGCATTGAAGGCTTGGTCGTTATTGGCGGAGACGGATCCTTTAAAGGGGCTGAAACCTTTTATGCAGAAACCGGAATGCCGGTTATAGGTATTCCGGGAACTATTGATAATGATTTAGTTGGAACAGATTTTACGTTGGGCTTTGATACAGCCATTAATACTGCCTTATCAGCTATTGACAAAATCAGGGATACAGCGGCCTCCCATAACCGGCTATTTTTTATAGAAGTTATGGGACGAGATGCTGGTTTTATTGCTTTATACACCGGAATAGCCTCCGGTTCAGAAGCTATTTTGGTTCCGGAAACAATTACTGATATTGAACAGCTAATCAAGCTCTTAGAAACCGGCTGGAGTCGCCAAAAATCTTCCTGTATTATTATAGTTGCGGAAGGAGACGATGCCGGAGGCGCTTTTGAAGTAGCCCAAAAGGTAAAAGAACGCTTCAATCACTATGATACCCGCGTGAGCATCTTAGGCCATATCCAACGCGGCGGAAGCCCAAGCTGCCAAGACAGAGTATTAGCTGCTAGATTGGGAGTAGCTGCCGTAGAAGCACTCTTAAATAGACAAAAAAACGAAATGGTCGGCCTGATAAACAACCAAATAACCTTCACTCCCCTCACAAAGGCCGTTAAATCAAATCATCTTTTTGACCCCAATTTACTGCGAATGGTAGAAATCCTTTCCGTCTAA
- a CDS encoding FkbM family methyltransferase: MSVKNFVFKQYARFFARPVFQKWNELLCHLGLRGLGVLNYYDHNISGEKWLIDYIAQNYLISVFMDVGANEGSYTEIVCSKIKTCSAYCFEPIPQNFQKLSQRLGGKPNIKLFQFGVSDSQKEAILYDYAHNQGSQHGSLYKDTFTRFYQEQIVEIPIQLTTLDNIAQQEQLSKIHFLKIDTEGHEFSVLKGAKTLIEKGQIDIIHFEFNDMNVDSHVFMKNFVELLADFDLYRLLPQGLLPIHYQKALFNEFFAYQNIVAFRKGLKKK, encoded by the coding sequence ATGTCGGTTAAGAACTTTGTTTTCAAGCAATATGCCCGCTTTTTTGCCCGTCCAGTATTTCAGAAATGGAATGAACTCTTATGCCACTTAGGGTTAAGAGGCTTAGGCGTTCTTAATTACTATGACCACAATATCAGTGGTGAAAAATGGCTAATTGATTATATCGCACAAAATTACCTTATTTCCGTATTTATGGACGTTGGTGCTAACGAAGGAAGTTATACCGAAATCGTTTGTAGTAAAATAAAAACTTGTTCAGCCTATTGTTTTGAGCCGATTCCGCAAAATTTTCAAAAACTATCCCAAAGACTTGGTGGAAAACCGAACATCAAGTTGTTTCAATTCGGGGTTTCTGATTCCCAAAAAGAGGCTATCTTGTATGATTATGCGCATAACCAAGGGTCGCAGCACGGATCGCTCTATAAAGACACGTTTACCAGATTTTACCAAGAACAAATCGTTGAAATCCCCATTCAACTGACAACTTTAGATAATATTGCGCAGCAAGAACAGTTATCTAAAATTCATTTCCTAAAAATAGATACCGAAGGGCACGAATTTTCTGTATTAAAAGGTGCAAAAACACTGATAGAAAAAGGCCAAATAGATATTATTCATTTTGAATTTAATGATATGAATGTAGATAGCCATGTTTTTATGAAAAACTTTGTTGAATTATTAGCAGACTTTGACTTGTACCGTTTATTACCCCAAGGATTACTACCAATACACTATCAAAAGGCTTTATTTAATGAGTTTTTTGCGTATCAAAATATAGTAGCATTTCGTAAAGGATTAAAAAAGAAATAG